A single genomic interval of Streptomyces showdoensis harbors:
- a CDS encoding phosphatase PAP2 family protein, with translation MGETTVKSLENRTTPSSPIVTGGRFARLRARAPRRPTIWFEIALIAISYWTYSLIRNAVPEQKAQALKNADWIWQAEHSLGLAFEHTVNHAVNSVTWLIVSMNYYYATLHFVVTIGVLVWLYRWQPGRYAAFRTVLFATTGVALVGYYLYPLAPPRLMNGQDFIDTVLVHHTWGSMASGNLKHMSNQYAAMPSMHIGWSLWCGVTIFLLAKAPWARILGLLYPTATLVVIVATANHFWMDAVGGMICLAFGFAVSYFWYGSRPHRLPKLVEHPAPVAQGGPQGGPPPAKGADDAEAEERRVSSGT, from the coding sequence ATGGGTGAAACGACCGTGAAGAGTTTGGAAAACCGGACGACCCCGTCGTCACCCATCGTGACCGGCGGAAGGTTCGCGCGCCTGCGTGCCCGGGCGCCCCGGCGCCCGACGATCTGGTTCGAGATCGCGCTCATCGCGATCAGCTACTGGACCTACTCCCTCATCCGCAACGCGGTGCCGGAGCAGAAGGCCCAGGCGCTGAAGAACGCCGACTGGATCTGGCAGGCCGAGCACTCCCTCGGGCTCGCCTTCGAGCACACCGTCAACCACGCCGTGAACTCGGTGACCTGGCTGATCGTGTCGATGAACTACTACTACGCCACCCTGCACTTCGTCGTGACCATCGGTGTGCTGGTGTGGCTGTACCGATGGCAGCCGGGCCGTTACGCGGCGTTCCGCACGGTCCTGTTCGCCACCACCGGCGTGGCCCTGGTCGGCTACTACCTGTACCCGCTCGCGCCGCCGCGGCTGATGAACGGCCAGGACTTCATCGACACCGTGCTGGTGCACCACACCTGGGGCTCGATGGCCTCGGGCAACCTCAAGCACATGTCGAACCAGTACGCGGCGATGCCGTCGATGCACATCGGCTGGTCGCTGTGGTGCGGCGTGACCATCTTCCTGCTGGCCAAGGCGCCCTGGGCGCGGATCCTCGGCCTGCTCTACCCGACGGCGACCCTGGTCGTCATCGTGGCCACCGCCAACCACTTCTGGATGGACGCGGTCGGCGGCATGATCTGCCTGGCCTTCGGCTTCGCCGTCTCGTACTTCTGGTACGGCTCCCGCCCGCACCGGCTGCCCAAGCTGGTGGAGCACCCCGCCCCGGTCGCCCAGGGCGGCCCCCAGGGCGGTCCGCCCCCGGCGAAGGGGGCGGACGACGCCGAGGCGGAGGAGCGCCGGGTCAGCTCCGGTACGTGA
- a CDS encoding amidohydrolase, which translates to MSAPDLVLVDARLRTPALSRHTAVAVRDGLITAIGDDADARTWLGPGTELVDLGGATLTPGLTDAHSHPVWGLEMSAGTDLSAVTDLDGLRAALRAAERREGWVVGYGLDHNTFGGRPIHHELIEEALDGAPAFLRLYDGHSALASAAALRAAGIDGPRAFTQRSEIVCDAAGRPTGHLNEHAAMDLMNPVLPAQPFAERRDRLVELLGAMAATGLTGAHVMDLGGHDVPGLLDAVEAAGELPVRLRLAPWCMPGATAEELDELVRLQDRAGRLWRIGGVKFFMDGTVEGGTAWLEHADCHGQGTDAFWPDPAAYSAAVRHLHRAGVGTATHAIGDAAVRHVLDTVESLGTGAGPRHRIEHIETVPDGQLARFAELGVVASMQPPHTAYTRADHTDEWSKRLGDERADRAWRCRDLREAGAHLALGSDWPIAHYDARQVLATARAPRGAAAARPGLTGPMALEGMTSHAAFAAGEELVAGRIAPGHRADLTAFTVDPATAPADETAEAPVRLTVTGGRITYRS; encoded by the coding sequence GGAGACGACGCCGACGCCCGCACCTGGCTCGGCCCCGGCACCGAGCTCGTCGACCTCGGCGGCGCCACCCTCACCCCCGGACTCACCGACGCCCACAGCCACCCCGTCTGGGGCCTGGAGATGTCCGCGGGCACCGACCTCTCGGCCGTCACCGACCTCGACGGACTGCGGGCCGCGCTCCGCGCCGCCGAGCGGCGCGAGGGCTGGGTGGTCGGCTACGGCCTGGACCACAACACCTTCGGCGGGCGCCCCATCCACCACGAGCTGATCGAGGAGGCGCTCGACGGCGCCCCCGCCTTCCTCCGGCTCTACGACGGCCACTCCGCCCTCGCCAGCGCCGCCGCCCTCCGGGCCGCCGGCATCGACGGCCCGCGCGCCTTCACCCAGCGCTCCGAGATCGTCTGCGACGCGGCGGGACGCCCCACCGGGCACCTCAACGAGCACGCGGCCATGGACCTGATGAACCCGGTGCTCCCCGCCCAGCCCTTCGCCGAGCGCCGCGACCGGCTCGTCGAGCTGCTCGGCGCCATGGCCGCCACCGGACTCACCGGCGCCCACGTCATGGACCTCGGCGGCCACGACGTCCCCGGCCTGCTCGACGCCGTCGAGGCCGCCGGCGAGCTGCCGGTACGGCTGCGCCTCGCCCCGTGGTGCATGCCGGGGGCCACCGCCGAGGAGCTGGACGAGCTGGTCCGGCTGCAGGACCGGGCCGGGCGGCTCTGGCGGATCGGCGGGGTCAAGTTCTTCATGGACGGCACCGTCGAGGGCGGCACCGCCTGGCTGGAGCACGCCGACTGCCACGGCCAGGGCACCGACGCCTTCTGGCCCGACCCGGCCGCGTACTCCGCCGCCGTACGGCACCTGCACCGGGCCGGCGTCGGCACCGCCACCCACGCCATCGGCGACGCGGCGGTACGGCACGTCCTGGACACCGTCGAGTCCCTCGGCACCGGGGCCGGCCCCCGCCACCGGATCGAGCACATCGAGACCGTCCCCGACGGCCAGCTGGCCCGCTTCGCCGAGCTCGGCGTCGTCGCCTCGATGCAGCCGCCGCACACCGCGTACACCCGGGCCGACCACACCGACGAGTGGTCCAAGCGGCTCGGCGACGAGCGGGCCGACCGGGCCTGGCGCTGCCGGGACCTCCGCGAGGCCGGGGCGCACCTCGCGCTCGGCTCCGACTGGCCCATCGCCCACTACGACGCCCGGCAGGTCCTCGCCACCGCCCGGGCCCCGCGCGGCGCCGCCGCGGCCAGGCCCGGGCTGACCGGACCGATGGCCCTGGAGGGAATGACCTCGCACGCCGCGTTCGCGGCGGGGGAGGAGCTCGTGGCGGGCCGCATCGCCCCCGGGCACCGCGCGGACCTCACCGCGTTCACCGTCGACCCGGCGACGGCCCCGGCCGACGAGACCGCCGAGGCCCCGGTCCGGCTCACGGTGACCGGCGGCCGGATCACGTACCGGAGCTGA
- a CDS encoding LacI family DNA-binding transcriptional regulator, producing the protein MTARLSDIAAQAGVSEATVSRVLNGKPGVAGATRESVLAALDVLGYERPVRLRQRSAGLVGLITPELDNPIFPALAQVIGQALTRQGYTPVLATQTPGGSTEDELTDMLVERGVSGIIFVSGLHADTTADTTRYDQLRGKGVPYVLINGFSPKVQAPFVSPDDRAAMVLAVTHLAALGHTRIGLAVGPKRFVPVLRKIEGFRKGMQERFGLSPEEAEELIQHSLYTLEGGQAAAAALISRGCTAIVCASDMMALGAIRAARQQGLQVPRDVSVVGFDDSPLIAFTDPPLTTIRQPVQAMGQAAVRALLEEVGGTPAPHSEFVFMPELVVRGSTASAPVRG; encoded by the coding sequence ATGACCGCGCGGCTCTCCGACATCGCAGCCCAGGCGGGGGTCAGTGAGGCCACAGTCAGCCGCGTGCTCAACGGCAAGCCCGGTGTGGCCGGGGCCACCCGTGAATCCGTGCTCGCCGCACTCGACGTGCTCGGCTACGAGCGTCCCGTGCGCCTGCGTCAGCGCAGCGCGGGGCTCGTCGGGCTCATAACCCCCGAACTGGACAACCCGATCTTCCCCGCGCTCGCGCAGGTCATCGGGCAGGCCCTGACCCGGCAGGGGTACACGCCGGTGCTCGCCACCCAGACGCCCGGCGGGTCCACGGAGGACGAGCTCACCGACATGCTGGTGGAGCGCGGGGTGTCCGGGATCATCTTCGTCTCCGGGCTGCACGCCGACACCACGGCCGACACCACCCGCTACGACCAGCTGCGCGGCAAGGGCGTCCCGTACGTCCTCATCAACGGCTTCTCCCCCAAGGTGCAGGCCCCCTTCGTCTCCCCCGACGACCGGGCCGCGATGGTGCTGGCGGTGACGCACCTGGCCGCGCTCGGGCACACCCGGATCGGGCTCGCCGTCGGGCCCAAGCGGTTCGTGCCGGTGCTGCGCAAGATCGAGGGCTTCCGCAAGGGGATGCAGGAGCGGTTCGGGCTCTCCCCCGAGGAGGCCGAGGAGCTGATCCAGCACTCCCTCTACACCCTGGAGGGCGGCCAGGCCGCGGCGGCCGCGCTCATCTCCAGGGGGTGCACCGCGATCGTCTGCGCCAGCGACATGATGGCGCTCGGCGCCATCCGGGCCGCACGCCAGCAGGGCCTCCAGGTGCCCAGGGACGTGTCGGTGGTCGGCTTCGACGACTCCCCGCTCATAGCGTTCACCGATCCGCCGCTGACCACCATCCGGCAGCCCGTGCAGGCGATGGGGCAGGCGGCGGTCCGTGCGCTCCTGGAGGAGGTCGGCGGTACGCCGGCCCCGCACAGCGAGTTCGTCTTCATGCCCGAGCTGGTCGTTCGCGGTTCAACGGCCTCGGCTCCCGTACGGGGCTGA
- a CDS encoding LacI family DNA-binding transcriptional regulator gives MGGVTIPLPRGAGSGAPRLSDIAAQSGVSEATVSRVLNGKAGVAGATRHKVLAALDVLGYERPVRLKRRSAGLIGLVVPELTNPIFPAFAQVVEQVLAGHGYTPVLCTQMPGGATEDELVEQLVERGVAGIVFLSGLHADATADPARYTRLAARGVPFVLINGFNEHIDANFVSPDDRAAARMAVRHLVELGHERIGLAIGPMRYVPSRRKAEGFAAELREQLGVERAEAERFVRPTLFGVEGGHAAADLLLAEGCTGIVCGSDLMALGVVRAVRARGLDVPRDVSVVGFDDSPLIAFTDPPLTTVRQPVQAMATAAVGALLEEIEGNPVQRTEFVFQPELVVRGSTAQSPQPVA, from the coding sequence GTGGGCGGTGTGACGATCCCGCTGCCGCGGGGCGCCGGGAGCGGCGCCCCGCGGCTCTCGGACATCGCGGCCCAGTCCGGGGTGAGCGAGGCCACCGTCAGCCGGGTCCTCAACGGCAAGGCGGGGGTGGCCGGGGCGACCCGGCACAAGGTGCTCGCCGCGCTCGACGTGCTGGGCTACGAGCGTCCCGTGCGACTGAAACGGCGCAGCGCCGGCCTGATCGGCCTGGTCGTGCCCGAGCTGACCAACCCCATCTTCCCGGCCTTCGCGCAGGTCGTGGAGCAGGTCCTGGCCGGGCACGGCTACACCCCGGTGCTCTGCACCCAGATGCCGGGCGGGGCCACCGAGGACGAGCTGGTCGAGCAGCTGGTGGAGCGCGGGGTGGCGGGCATCGTCTTCCTGTCCGGGCTGCACGCGGACGCCACCGCCGATCCGGCCCGCTACACGCGGCTGGCGGCGCGGGGCGTGCCGTTCGTCCTCATCAACGGCTTCAACGAGCACATCGACGCCAACTTCGTCTCGCCGGACGACCGGGCCGCGGCGCGGATGGCCGTGCGGCACCTGGTCGAACTCGGCCACGAGCGGATCGGGCTGGCCATCGGGCCGATGCGGTACGTGCCCTCGCGGCGCAAGGCGGAGGGCTTCGCGGCGGAGCTGCGCGAGCAGCTGGGCGTCGAGCGGGCCGAGGCCGAACGCTTCGTGCGGCCCACGCTGTTCGGCGTGGAGGGCGGGCACGCCGCCGCCGACCTGCTGCTCGCCGAGGGGTGCACCGGCATCGTGTGCGGTTCGGACCTGATGGCCCTCGGGGTGGTCAGGGCGGTCCGAGCGCGGGGCCTCGACGTGCCCCGGGACGTGTCCGTGGTGGGCTTCGACGACTCCCCGCTGATCGCCTTCACCGACCCGCCGCTGACCACCGTGCGCCAGCCGGTGCAGGCGATGGCGACGGCGGCGGTCGGCGCGCTCCTGGAGGAGATCGAGGGAAACCCGGTCCAGCGCACGGAGTTCGTGTTCCAGCCCGAGCTGGTCGTGCGCGGCTCCACCGCGCAGTCGCCGCAGCCGGTCGCGTAA
- a CDS encoding glycoside hydrolase family 13 protein: MTQHLATPAAAAPTTGTHSGWWRDAVIYQVYPRSFADGNGDGMGDLEGVRSRLPYLKELGVDAVWLSPFYASPQADAGYDVADYRAIDPMFGTLHDADALIREAHGLGLRIIVDLVPNHSSDQHEWFQRALREGPGSPLRERYHFRPGKGAAGELPPNDWESIFGGPAWTRTENPDGTPGDWYLHLFASEQPDFNWEHPAVRDEFRSILRFWLDMGVDGFRVDVAHGLVKAEGLPDIGSHDQLKLLGNDVMPFFDQDGVHEIYRSWRKVLAEYDGERVLVAEAWTPTVERTAHYVRPDEMHQAFNFQYLGTSWDAAELRQVIDASLAAMQPVGAPTTWVLSNHDVTRHATRFANPPGLGTQLRTPGDRELGLRRARAATLLMLALPGSAYVYQGEELGLPDVTDLPDEVRQDPSFFRATGQDGFRDGCRVPIPWTVEGSSYGFGAGGSWLPQPATWGALSVEAQAGDPTSTLELYRSALAVRRTRPGLGAGDAVEWLEAPEGVLAFRRDGFVCTANTTGRAISVPLPGRFILSSGPVSHGEGVVELPADTTVWWAV, translated from the coding sequence ATGACCCAGCACCTCGCCACTCCCGCCGCCGCCGCTCCGACCACCGGCACGCACTCGGGCTGGTGGAGAGACGCGGTGATCTACCAGGTCTATCCGCGCAGCTTCGCCGACGGCAACGGTGACGGCATGGGCGACCTGGAGGGCGTTCGCAGCCGGCTGCCGTACCTGAAGGAGCTCGGCGTCGACGCCGTCTGGCTCTCGCCGTTCTACGCCTCCCCGCAGGCCGACGCCGGCTACGACGTCGCCGACTACCGGGCCATCGACCCCATGTTCGGCACCCTCCACGACGCCGACGCCCTCATCCGCGAGGCCCACGGACTGGGCCTGCGGATCATCGTCGACCTCGTCCCCAACCACTCCTCCGACCAGCACGAGTGGTTCCAGCGCGCCCTGCGCGAGGGCCCCGGCTCCCCGCTGCGCGAGCGCTACCACTTCCGCCCCGGCAAGGGCGCGGCCGGCGAACTCCCGCCCAACGACTGGGAGTCCATCTTCGGCGGCCCCGCCTGGACCCGTACGGAGAACCCGGACGGCACCCCCGGCGACTGGTACCTCCACCTCTTCGCCTCCGAGCAGCCCGACTTCAACTGGGAACACCCGGCGGTCCGCGACGAGTTCCGCTCGATCCTGCGCTTCTGGCTCGACATGGGCGTCGACGGCTTCCGCGTCGACGTCGCCCACGGTCTGGTCAAGGCCGAGGGCCTGCCCGACATCGGCAGCCACGACCAGCTGAAGCTGCTCGGCAACGACGTCATGCCCTTCTTCGACCAGGACGGCGTCCACGAGATCTACCGCTCCTGGCGGAAGGTGCTCGCCGAGTACGACGGGGAGCGCGTCCTCGTCGCCGAGGCGTGGACCCCGACCGTCGAGCGCACCGCGCACTACGTGCGCCCCGACGAGATGCACCAGGCCTTCAACTTCCAGTACCTGGGCACCTCCTGGGACGCCGCCGAGCTGCGGCAGGTCATCGACGCCTCGCTGGCCGCGATGCAGCCGGTCGGCGCCCCCACCACCTGGGTGCTGTCCAACCACGACGTCACCCGGCACGCCACCCGCTTCGCCAACCCGCCGGGCCTCGGCACCCAGCTGCGCACCCCCGGCGACCGGGAGCTCGGACTGCGCCGGGCCCGCGCGGCGACCCTGCTGATGCTGGCGCTGCCCGGCTCCGCGTACGTCTACCAGGGCGAGGAGCTCGGCCTGCCGGACGTCACCGACCTGCCCGACGAGGTGCGCCAGGACCCGTCGTTCTTCCGGGCCACCGGCCAGGACGGCTTCCGCGACGGCTGCCGGGTGCCGATCCCGTGGACCGTCGAGGGCTCCTCGTACGGCTTCGGCGCGGGCGGCTCCTGGCTGCCGCAGCCCGCCACCTGGGGCGCGCTCAGCGTCGAGGCGCAGGCCGGCGACCCCACCTCCACCCTGGAGCTGTACCGCAGCGCGCTCGCCGTGCGCCGCACGCGGCCCGGACTCGGTGCGGGCGACGCGGTCGAGTGGCTGGAGGCCCCCGAGGGGGTGCTGGCCTTCCGCCGCGACGGCTTCGTCTGCACCGCCAACACCACCGGCCGGGCCATCTCCGTCCCGCTGCCCGGCCGGTTCATCCTCTCCAGCGGGCCCGTCTCCCACGGGGAGGGTGTCGTGGAGCTGCCCGCCGACACCACCGTCTGGTGGGCGGTGTGA
- a CDS encoding carbohydrate ABC transporter permease — protein sequence MAVDTSSQSVAKAAGEDVARGRSRGTGNRQGAVKRSLSTHWYAWAMVAPVVIVIGVIIGYPLVRGIWLSLTDANERNVERSIGVNHIPATYEFVGVDNYVDALTGNQFLSTLGWTLVWTVSCVSVTFALGLGLANLLNRRIAGRSVYRMLLILPWAVPGFVSVFAWRFLYNEDNGLLNKILAGGGIDAVPWLNDPTWAKFSVIAVNVWLGVPFMMVALLGGLQSIPGELYEAAEMDGAGALQRFRHITLPGLRSVSTTVILLSTIWTFNMFPVIFLLTRGGPGEATQILVTQAYKFSFEISPRDYAQSSTWGVLILILLMVFAAVYRRVLRKQGEVW from the coding sequence ATGGCTGTGGACACCAGCAGCCAGTCGGTGGCGAAGGCCGCGGGCGAGGACGTCGCCCGCGGCCGGAGCCGCGGAACTGGCAACCGGCAGGGAGCGGTCAAGCGCTCCCTCTCCACCCACTGGTACGCCTGGGCGATGGTCGCCCCGGTGGTGATCGTGATCGGCGTGATCATCGGCTATCCGCTGGTCCGCGGCATCTGGCTGTCGCTCACGGACGCCAACGAGCGCAACGTCGAGCGCTCCATCGGCGTCAACCACATCCCCGCGACCTACGAGTTCGTGGGCGTGGACAACTACGTCGACGCGCTCACCGGGAACCAGTTCCTCTCCACCCTGGGCTGGACCCTGGTGTGGACGGTCTCCTGCGTCTCCGTGACCTTCGCCCTCGGTCTCGGTCTCGCCAACCTCCTCAACCGCAGGATCGCCGGCCGCTCCGTCTACCGGATGCTGCTGATCCTGCCCTGGGCCGTGCCCGGCTTCGTCTCCGTCTTCGCCTGGCGCTTCCTCTACAACGAGGACAACGGCCTGCTCAACAAGATCCTCGCCGGCGGCGGCATCGACGCGGTGCCGTGGCTGAACGACCCGACCTGGGCCAAGTTCTCGGTCATCGCCGTCAACGTCTGGCTCGGCGTCCCCTTCATGATGGTCGCCCTCCTCGGCGGGCTGCAGTCCATCCCCGGCGAGCTCTACGAGGCCGCCGAGATGGACGGCGCCGGCGCCCTGCAGCGCTTCCGGCACATCACCCTGCCCGGGCTGCGCTCGGTGTCCACGACGGTGATCCTGCTCTCCACCATCTGGACCTTCAACATGTTCCCGGTGATCTTCCTGCTCACCCGGGGCGGTCCCGGCGAGGCCACCCAGATCCTGGTGACCCAGGCGTACAAGTTCTCCTTCGAGATCAGCCCGCGCGACTACGCCCAGTCCTCCACGTGGGGCGTGCTGATCCTGATCCTCCTGATGGTCTTCGCCGCGGTCTACCGGCGAGTCCTCCGCAAGCAGGGAGAAGTCTGGTGA
- a CDS encoding sugar ABC transporter permease, with amino-acid sequence MVTTTTPAAKAPARRAAQAPAARPAKAPRRGRRSPLSSAALHLTLIAASVIAVFPVLWVLLTSLKPAKFAATTDFFKDTTFENYTNLLNDTPFLTWFGNSLLVAALTTVLGVFVSSTTGYAVSRFRFPGKRGLMWTLLITQMFPVAVLIVPIYNIMASMGLLNSPAGLVITYLTIAVPFCAWMMKGFFDTIPREIDESGYVDGLTPFGTFWRLILPLAKPGIAVTAFYSFITAWSEVAYASAFMVGDENLTLAGGLQKFVNQYGAQWGPMSAASVLIAIPAALVFLFAQRHLVTGMSAGAVKG; translated from the coding sequence CTGGTGACCACGACCACCCCCGCCGCCAAGGCCCCCGCCCGCCGCGCCGCCCAGGCCCCCGCGGCCCGGCCCGCCAAGGCCCCGCGCCGAGGCCGCCGTTCGCCGCTCAGCTCGGCCGCGCTGCACCTCACCCTGATCGCGGCCTCCGTGATCGCCGTCTTCCCGGTGCTGTGGGTCCTGCTGACCTCGCTCAAGCCGGCGAAGTTCGCGGCCACCACCGACTTCTTCAAAGACACGACGTTCGAGAACTACACGAACCTGCTGAACGACACCCCGTTCCTCACCTGGTTCGGGAACTCGCTGCTGGTCGCCGCCCTCACCACCGTGCTCGGCGTCTTCGTCTCGTCCACCACCGGCTACGCCGTCAGCCGCTTCCGCTTCCCCGGGAAGCGCGGACTGATGTGGACGCTGCTCATCACCCAGATGTTCCCGGTCGCCGTCCTCATCGTGCCGATCTACAACATCATGGCCTCGATGGGCCTGCTCAACAGCCCGGCCGGCCTGGTCATCACCTATCTGACGATCGCCGTCCCGTTCTGCGCCTGGATGATGAAGGGCTTCTTCGACACCATCCCGCGCGAGATCGACGAGTCGGGGTACGTCGACGGCCTCACCCCCTTCGGCACCTTCTGGCGGCTCATCCTGCCGCTGGCCAAGCCGGGCATCGCGGTCACCGCGTTCTACTCCTTCATCACCGCCTGGAGCGAGGTCGCCTACGCCTCCGCGTTCATGGTCGGCGACGAGAACCTGACCCTCGCCGGCGGACTGCAGAAGTTCGTCAACCAGTACGGCGCCCAGTGGGGTCCGATGTCCGCGGCCTCCGTGCTCATCGCCATCCCGGCCGCCCTGGTGTTCCTCTTCGCCCAGCGCCACCTGGTGACCGGCATGTCCGCCGGCGCCGTCAAGGGCTGA
- a CDS encoding extracellular solute-binding protein → MRRGIAATALVAALGVSLAACGSGDGSTGGGSKGSGELSGTVTWWDTSTVGSEDKVFKKLAEDFTKKHPKVTVKYVNVPFGDAQNKFKNAAQSGSGAPDVIRSEVAWTPDFANLGYLAPLDGTAALKDQDDFLKQAAASTKYDGKTYAVPQVIDSMGVFYNKKIFKEAGVEVPKTIDELKSVSAKIKQKTGKTGLYLRGDDAYWFLSFLYGEGGDMVNAETKTVSIDNPAGVKAFKTVKDLVDSGAAKTDATDGWNNMQTAFKDGKVAMMINGPWAVADTYAGKEFADKANLGIAPVPAGSAGQGAPQGGHNLAVYAGSKNLDASYAFVEYMSSPEVQTQVAKELSLLPTRSSVYGKSDVAMNEMITFFKPVVDKAVERPWIPEGGSLFAPLVTEYTKVLTNQTTPEQGAKTAGESYRKLLKDWK, encoded by the coding sequence ATGCGGCGTGGCATAGCGGCCACCGCGCTGGTCGCGGCCCTGGGTGTGTCCCTGGCGGCGTGCGGAAGCGGAGACGGTTCCACCGGCGGCGGCTCGAAGGGCTCGGGTGAGCTGTCCGGCACCGTCACCTGGTGGGACACCTCCACCGTCGGCTCCGAGGACAAGGTCTTCAAGAAGCTCGCCGAGGACTTCACGAAGAAGCACCCCAAGGTCACGGTCAAGTACGTGAACGTGCCCTTCGGCGACGCCCAGAACAAGTTCAAGAACGCCGCCCAGTCCGGCTCCGGCGCCCCCGACGTGATCCGCTCCGAGGTCGCCTGGACCCCGGACTTCGCGAACCTCGGCTACCTCGCCCCGCTGGACGGCACCGCCGCCCTGAAGGACCAGGACGACTTCCTCAAGCAGGCCGCCGCCTCCACCAAGTACGACGGCAAGACCTACGCGGTGCCGCAGGTCATCGACTCCATGGGCGTCTTCTACAACAAGAAGATCTTCAAGGAGGCCGGCGTCGAGGTCCCCAAGACCATCGACGAGCTGAAGTCCGTCTCCGCCAAGATCAAGCAGAAGACCGGCAAGACCGGCCTGTACCTGCGCGGCGACGACGCCTACTGGTTCCTCTCCTTCCTGTACGGCGAGGGCGGCGACATGGTCAACGCCGAGACCAAGACCGTCTCCATCGACAACCCGGCCGGCGTGAAGGCCTTCAAGACCGTCAAGGACCTGGTCGACTCGGGCGCCGCCAAGACCGACGCCACCGACGGCTGGAACAACATGCAGACGGCCTTCAAGGACGGCAAGGTCGCCATGATGATCAACGGCCCGTGGGCCGTCGCCGACACCTACGCCGGCAAGGAGTTCGCCGACAAGGCCAACCTGGGCATCGCCCCGGTCCCGGCCGGCTCCGCCGGTCAGGGCGCCCCGCAGGGCGGCCACAACCTCGCCGTCTACGCGGGCTCCAAGAACCTGGACGCCTCCTACGCCTTCGTCGAGTACATGAGCTCGCCCGAGGTGCAGACCCAGGTCGCCAAGGAGCTGAGCCTGCTCCCGACCCGCTCCTCGGTCTACGGCAAGTCCGACGTGGCCATGAACGAGATGATCACCTTCTTCAAGCCGGTCGTCGACAAGGCCGTCGAGCGCCCCTGGATCCCCGAGGGCGGCAGCCTCTTCGCCCCGCTGGTCACCGAGTACACCAAGGTCCTCACCAACCAGACCACCCCGGAGCAGGGAGCCAAGACGGCGGGCGAGTCCTACCGCAAGCTCCTGAAGGACTGGAAGTAA